In Salinirussus salinus, the following proteins share a genomic window:
- a CDS encoding phosphoenolpyruvate carboxykinase (ATP): MARQRAEQAGLHEEFPDPAAAPNVTYEPTFAELREFAEHDETTTEFGSPAYVSEQKSRSADRTKNLVDHEFDEADWDAIDAALEVADERDLVCLDRQVGRHHETSFVCRLFVPREFARIALAWGKLMEPAPEGAEPDFQTLQLPEWEKRRIRVLPEAGLTFVLGSDYTGEAKKSFLRLYMYRAKQRGGLGIHAGTKRLFIDHETDDGDEEGNGDDGLTTVGQAFLGLSATGKSTLTGHRCWLDDPEGAEMLQDDVCALLPDGTVAGSEGAGLYIKTIGLDREEQPALYDAATDDSAVFENVDVAPDGSVDFDDGSLTTNGRAVIRRACLDSASADIDLDRLDQLFFITRNPLMPPVARLDDRQAAVAFMLGESIQTSAGDPDAAGEAIRVVGTNPFIVGPEGEEGNRFYELVRDNDIETFLINTGHVGPGEADIGVEDSVNILTSVARDEVDWRADDRFGFEVPEDVPGVPVGELYPPDHYDEFTAELADLRAERRAYLAQFETLAQEIREAVY, translated from the coding sequence ATGGCGCGTCAACGGGCGGAGCAGGCCGGACTACACGAGGAATTCCCCGACCCGGCGGCCGCACCGAACGTGACGTACGAGCCGACGTTCGCCGAGCTCCGCGAGTTCGCCGAGCACGACGAGACGACCACGGAGTTCGGGAGCCCGGCCTACGTCAGCGAGCAGAAGTCCCGCAGCGCCGACCGCACGAAAAACCTCGTCGACCACGAGTTCGACGAGGCCGACTGGGACGCCATCGACGCGGCGCTCGAGGTGGCGGACGAACGCGACCTGGTCTGCCTCGACCGGCAGGTCGGCCGCCACCACGAGACCTCCTTCGTCTGCCGGCTCTTCGTCCCCCGCGAGTTCGCCCGGATCGCCCTGGCCTGGGGGAAGCTCATGGAGCCCGCGCCAGAGGGCGCCGAGCCGGACTTCCAGACGCTCCAGCTTCCCGAGTGGGAGAAGCGGCGTATCCGCGTACTCCCCGAGGCCGGACTGACCTTCGTGCTCGGCAGCGACTACACCGGCGAGGCCAAGAAGTCCTTCCTCCGGCTGTACATGTACCGCGCGAAACAGCGGGGTGGACTGGGGATCCACGCCGGCACGAAGCGGCTGTTCATCGACCACGAGACCGACGACGGCGACGAGGAGGGGAACGGTGACGACGGCCTGACCACGGTCGGGCAGGCCTTCCTCGGGCTGTCGGCGACCGGCAAGTCGACGCTGACCGGCCACCGCTGCTGGCTCGACGACCCCGAAGGGGCGGAGATGCTCCAGGACGACGTCTGTGCCCTGCTGCCGGACGGGACCGTGGCCGGCAGCGAGGGCGCGGGGCTGTACATCAAGACCATCGGGCTCGACCGGGAGGAACAGCCAGCCCTCTACGACGCCGCCACCGATGACTCGGCGGTCTTCGAGAACGTCGACGTCGCCCCGGACGGCAGCGTCGACTTCGACGACGGCTCGCTCACCACGAACGGCCGGGCGGTCATCCGGCGAGCGTGTCTGGACAGCGCGAGCGCGGACATCGACCTCGACCGGCTCGACCAGCTGTTCTTTATTACGCGCAACCCCCTGATGCCGCCGGTCGCCCGGCTGGACGACCGCCAGGCTGCCGTCGCCTTCATGCTCGGTGAATCGATCCAGACCAGCGCCGGCGACCCCGACGCCGCCGGCGAGGCCATCCGCGTGGTCGGGACCAACCCCTTCATCGTCGGCCCGGAGGGCGAGGAGGGTAACCGCTTCTACGAGCTGGTCCGGGACAACGACATCGAGACCTTCCTGATCAACACCGGCCACGTCGGGCCCGGGGAGGCGGACATCGGCGTCGAGGACTCGGTGAACATCCTCACCAGCGTCGCCCGCGACGAGGTCGACTGGCGGGCAGACGACCGCTTCGGCTTCGAGGTACCCGAGGACGTCCCCGGCGTCCCCGTCGGGGAGCTGTACCCGCCCGACCACTACGACGAGTTCACCGCCGAGCTCGCCGACCTCCGGGCCGAGCGTCGCGCCTACCTCGCGCAGTTCGAGACGCTTGCCCAGGAGATCCGCGAGGCCGTCTACTGA
- a CDS encoding tRNA-binding protein — protein sequence MGIDEPDIDPARFLEDVEMRVGTVRSVREFPEARKDVYKLEVDFGAEVRQSAAGLTDNYSRADLEGRQVVAVVNLGTVTIAGFESQCLVVGVDDADGDVVHLQPERSIPDGTRVY from the coding sequence ATGGGCATCGACGAACCCGACATCGACCCCGCACGGTTCCTGGAGGACGTGGAGATGCGCGTCGGCACCGTCCGCTCCGTCCGGGAGTTCCCCGAGGCCCGCAAGGACGTCTACAAACTGGAAGTCGACTTCGGCGCGGAGGTCCGGCAGTCCGCGGCGGGGCTGACCGACAACTACAGCCGGGCCGACCTGGAGGGCCGGCAGGTCGTCGCAGTCGTCAACCTCGGAACGGTGACCATCGCGGGCTTCGAGAGCCAGTGTCTCGTGGTGGGCGTCGACGACGCTGACGGGGACGTCGTCCACCTCCAGCCCGAGCGTTCCATCCCCGACGGAACGCGGGTGTACTGA
- a CDS encoding dipeptide epimerase, whose protein sequence is MSLETAVERATCPVADDFTISRGTTETATTVVVRVSDSRHTGIGGVAPATYYGETPDSVEAALPDLLTAVEEAGDPHAQQAIARRLADLAPEAPAARAAVSAAVHDLAGKRAGEPVYRRWGLDPEAAPPTSYTVGIADPEEMAARAARASDAGFGVLKVKVGTEDDRARVRAVREAAPDTRLRVDANEAWEPQRAVEMAAWLADQGVEFIEQPCPTVAGLRQVREAGHLPVAADESCVTAADVPAVADAVDIVVTKLGKCGGLRPAARQVAAANAHGLETMVGCMVASDAAIAPACHLAPLCDYADLDGALLLGEDPYEGVPVVDGRIDLRAVDAGTGVRPAE, encoded by the coding sequence ATGAGCCTCGAGACGGCGGTCGAGCGGGCGACCTGCCCCGTCGCCGACGACTTCACCATCTCGCGGGGGACGACCGAGACCGCGACGACGGTCGTCGTCCGGGTCTCCGACAGCCGACACACCGGTATCGGCGGCGTCGCACCCGCCACCTACTACGGCGAGACGCCCGACTCCGTCGAGGCGGCCCTCCCGGACCTGCTGACGGCCGTCGAGGAGGCCGGCGACCCACACGCACAGCAGGCCATCGCCCGCCGGCTTGCCGACCTGGCACCCGAGGCTCCGGCGGCGCGGGCGGCCGTCTCCGCGGCCGTCCACGACCTCGCAGGAAAGCGGGCCGGCGAGCCGGTCTACCGCCGGTGGGGGCTGGACCCCGAGGCCGCCCCACCGACCTCCTACACCGTGGGGATCGCGGACCCGGAGGAGATGGCCGCCCGCGCCGCCCGCGCCAGCGATGCGGGCTTCGGGGTGCTGAAAGTGAAGGTCGGCACCGAGGACGACCGCGCCCGCGTCCGCGCGGTGCGGGAGGCCGCGCCCGACACGCGCCTGCGCGTCGACGCCAACGAGGCCTGGGAACCCCAGCGGGCCGTCGAGATGGCGGCGTGGCTGGCCGACCAGGGTGTGGAGTTCATCGAACAGCCCTGCCCGACGGTGGCGGGGCTCCGGCAGGTCCGGGAGGCCGGGCACCTCCCCGTGGCGGCCGACGAGTCCTGCGTGACCGCGGCGGACGTCCCCGCGGTCGCGGACGCGGTCGACATCGTCGTCACGAAACTCGGCAAGTGCGGGGGGCTTCGACCCGCAGCGCGACAGGTCGCGGCCGCGAACGCCCACGGTCTCGAGACGATGGTCGGCTGCATGGTCGCCAGCGACGCGGCCATCGCACCGGCCTGTCACCTCGCGCCGCTGTGTGACTACGCCGACCTCGACGGCGCGCTCCTGCTGGGAGAGGACCCCTACGAGGGGGTCCCCGTCGTGGACGGACGGATAGACCTGCGGGCGGTCGACGCGGGGACGGGCGTGCGGCCGGCGGAGTAG
- a CDS encoding aldo/keto reductase produces the protein MDLQLDAVPMTRTGLQVSEIAFGTWRFARETDQGRLEVDRETAADLLDTYAAAGGRFIDTADVYGDGESERWIGKWLRGRDRDEFVVASKVYFPTGDDPNAGGLNRKHVRRQVQYSLERLRTDYIDILYIHRWDEETPARELMRSLNALVEEGKVHHLGASTLAPNAWRIARANGIAYREGLEQFSVTQPRYNVVNREIEGEFLDFCRERGLDVASWSPLAQGFLTGKYDRDGGVPGDATASDTEGWEDRYLTEENFDALDVVRTVAEEVGATPAQVAIAWQLEHPQVTAPIVGARTVEQLEENLRAATVDLSADQFDRLSEAKAGPFEDLL, from the coding sequence CGGAACGTGGCGGTTCGCCCGCGAGACCGACCAGGGACGGCTGGAGGTCGACCGGGAGACCGCCGCCGACCTGCTCGACACCTACGCGGCCGCCGGCGGCCGCTTCATCGACACCGCCGACGTCTACGGCGACGGCGAGAGCGAGCGCTGGATCGGCAAGTGGCTCCGCGGGCGCGACCGCGACGAGTTCGTCGTCGCCTCGAAGGTCTACTTCCCGACCGGCGACGACCCCAACGCCGGCGGGCTCAACCGCAAGCACGTCCGCCGGCAGGTGCAGTACAGCCTCGAACGGCTCCGGACGGACTACATCGACATCCTCTACATCCACCGCTGGGACGAGGAGACGCCCGCCCGCGAGCTGATGCGCTCGCTCAACGCCCTCGTCGAGGAGGGGAAGGTCCACCACCTCGGTGCCTCCACGCTGGCTCCCAACGCCTGGCGGATCGCCCGTGCCAACGGGATCGCCTACCGCGAGGGGCTCGAACAGTTCTCGGTCACGCAACCGCGGTACAACGTCGTCAACCGGGAGATCGAGGGGGAGTTTCTGGACTTCTGTCGCGAGCGCGGGCTCGACGTCGCCTCCTGGAGCCCACTCGCCCAGGGCTTTCTCACCGGGAAGTACGACCGCGACGGCGGCGTACCCGGGGATGCGACGGCCTCTGACACGGAGGGGTGGGAGGACCGCTACCTGACCGAGGAGAACTTCGACGCGCTCGACGTCGTCCGGACGGTCGCGGAGGAGGTCGGCGCGACGCCCGCGCAGGTGGCCATCGCCTGGCAGCTCGAGCACCCCCAGGTCACCGCCCCCATCGTCGGCGCCCGGACCGTCGAGCAACTCGAGGAGAACCTCCGGGCCGCGACGGTCGACCTGAGCGCGGACCAGTTCGACCGGCTCTCGGAGGCGAAGGCCGGCCCCTTCGAGGACCTCCTATGA